A DNA window from Massilia putida contains the following coding sequences:
- the tsf gene encoding translation elongation factor Ts — MAAITAAMVGELRAKTDAPMMECKKALNEAEGDMARAEEILRVKLGGKASKAASRITAEGVVAAYVAGNVGALVEVNSETDFVAKNDDFLAMCNLAAKLVAENNPADVAALAALPVDGKTFDDVRTALIGKIGENMTVRRFQRFETTGKLASYLHGTRIGVIVDYDGADEQVGKDVAMHIAAMKPVALSAEQVPAELIEKERSVAQLKAQEDADKAVAEGKQPQSAEIVAKRIDGSVQKYLKEVSLLNQAFVKNDKQSIEQMLKATNTTVKAFTMYVVGEGIEKKVDDFAAEVAAQMAAAKQ; from the coding sequence ATGGCAGCGATTACTGCAGCGATGGTTGGCGAACTGCGCGCCAAGACCGACGCACCGATGATGGAATGCAAGAAGGCACTGAACGAAGCCGAAGGCGATATGGCACGTGCCGAAGAGATCCTGCGCGTCAAGCTGGGCGGCAAGGCCTCGAAAGCGGCGTCGCGTATCACCGCTGAAGGCGTGGTTGCCGCTTACGTCGCCGGCAACGTCGGCGCGCTGGTCGAAGTGAACAGCGAAACCGACTTCGTCGCCAAGAACGACGACTTCCTGGCCATGTGCAACCTGGCCGCCAAGCTGGTCGCCGAAAACAACCCGGCCGACGTCGCCGCGCTGGCCGCTCTGCCGGTCGATGGCAAGACGTTCGACGACGTGCGTACGGCACTGATCGGCAAAATCGGCGAGAATATGACCGTCCGCCGCTTCCAGCGCTTCGAAACCACCGGCAAGCTGGCGTCGTACCTGCACGGCACCCGCATCGGCGTGATCGTCGACTACGACGGCGCCGACGAGCAAGTCGGTAAAGACGTCGCGATGCACATCGCCGCGATGAAGCCGGTCGCCCTGTCGGCAGAGCAAGTGCCGGCCGAGCTGATCGAGAAAGAGCGTTCGGTCGCTCAGCTGAAAGCCCAGGAAGACGCCGACAAGGCCGTCGCCGAAGGCAAGCAGCCGCAATCGGCCGAGATCGTCGCCAAGCGTATCGATGGTTCGGTGCAGAAGTATCTGAAGGAAGTGTCGCTGCTGAACCAGGCGTTCGTGAAGAACGACAAGCAGAGCATCGAGCAGATGCTGAAGGCCACCAACACCACCGTGAAAGCATTCACGATGTACGTGGTCGGCGAAGGCATCGAGAAGAAAGTCGACGACTTCGCAGCGGAAGTGGCGGCCCAGATGGCTGCTGCCAAGCAGTAA
- the rpsB gene encoding 30S ribosomal protein S2 codes for MSVTMREMLEAGVHFGHQTRFWNPKMAPFIFGHRNKIHIINLEKTMAMYQDAMKTIKQIAANRGTILLVGTKRQARDIIAAEAQRAGVPYVDQRWLGGMLTNFKTIKTSIKRLKDMEAAIESGEVEKMSKKEALMFSRELEKLQKSIGGIKDLQGVPDAIFVVDVGYHKGAVTEAGKLGIPVIGVVDTNHSPEGVTHVIPGNDDSSKAITLYARGVADAILEGRANATNEVAEMVKSADDFVEVSEQA; via the coding sequence ATGTCTGTCACTATGCGCGAAATGCTGGAAGCCGGTGTTCACTTCGGCCACCAGACCCGTTTCTGGAACCCGAAAATGGCGCCGTTCATCTTCGGTCATCGCAACAAGATCCACATCATCAACCTGGAAAAGACCATGGCGATGTACCAGGATGCGATGAAGACCATCAAGCAGATCGCCGCCAACCGCGGCACGATCCTGCTGGTGGGCACGAAGCGCCAGGCCCGCGACATCATCGCCGCCGAAGCACAGCGCGCCGGTGTGCCGTACGTCGACCAGCGCTGGCTGGGCGGCATGCTGACCAACTTCAAGACCATCAAGACCTCGATCAAGCGCCTGAAGGACATGGAAGCCGCCATCGAGTCGGGCGAAGTCGAGAAGATGAGCAAGAAAGAAGCGCTGATGTTCTCGCGCGAACTGGAAAAGCTGCAGAAGTCGATCGGCGGCATCAAGGACCTGCAAGGCGTGCCGGACGCGATCTTCGTCGTGGACGTCGGCTACCACAAGGGCGCCGTCACCGAAGCCGGCAAGCTGGGCATCCCGGTCATCGGCGTGGTCGACACCAACCACTCGCCCGAAGGCGTGACCCACGTCATCCCGGGTAACGACGACTCGTCGAAGGCCATCACCCTGTACGCACGCGGCGTCGCCGATGCGATCCTGGAAGGCCGTGCGAACGCCACCAACGAAGTCGCCGAGATGGTCAAGTCGGCTGACGACTTCGTCGAAGTTTCCGAGCAAGCTTAA
- the map gene encoding type I methionyl aminopeptidase, translating into MAISIKSPEDIEGMRIAGRLGAEVLDYITPFVKPGVTTGELDRLCHEYMVNVQGTVPAPLNYAPPGYPPFPKAVCTSVNDVICHGIPGDKVLKNGDVVNIDVTVITKDGYHGDNSRMFFIGEPSKLARRLTEITYECMWLGISKVKPGAHLGDIGHVIQQHAEKAGYSVVREFCGHGIGKVFHEEPQVLHYGRPGTGEMLAAGMIFTIEPMINAGRREIREMPDGWTIKTKDRSLSAQWEHMILVTETGYEVLTTSAGTPPPPAIIKPKDAVPA; encoded by the coding sequence ATGGCCATCTCCATCAAGTCCCCGGAAGACATCGAAGGCATGCGCATCGCCGGCCGCCTCGGCGCCGAGGTGCTCGACTACATCACGCCCTTCGTCAAACCGGGCGTCACGACCGGCGAACTGGACCGCCTTTGCCATGAATACATGGTCAACGTGCAAGGCACTGTCCCCGCCCCGCTGAACTATGCGCCGCCGGGCTACCCGCCGTTCCCGAAAGCCGTCTGCACCTCCGTCAACGATGTGATCTGCCACGGCATTCCGGGCGACAAGGTCCTGAAAAACGGCGACGTCGTCAACATCGACGTCACCGTCATCACGAAGGACGGTTATCACGGCGACAACAGCCGCATGTTCTTCATCGGCGAACCGTCCAAGCTGGCGCGCCGCCTGACGGAGATCACCTACGAATGCATGTGGCTGGGCATTTCGAAAGTGAAACCGGGCGCGCACCTGGGCGACATCGGCCACGTGATCCAGCAGCACGCGGAAAAGGCGGGTTACTCCGTCGTGCGCGAATTCTGCGGCCACGGCATCGGCAAGGTCTTCCACGAAGAGCCGCAGGTGCTGCACTATGGCCGTCCCGGCACGGGCGAGATGCTTGCAGCCGGCATGATCTTCACGATCGAGCCGATGATCAACGCGGGCCGCCGCGAGATCCGCGAAATGCCGGACGGCTGGACCATCAAGACCAAAGACCGCAGCCTGTCGGCCCAGTGGGAACACATGATCCTCGTGACCGAGACGGGCTATGAGGTGCTGACGACGTCGGCCGGCACCCCGCCGCCGCCCGCCATCATCAAGCCAAAAGACGCCGTCCCAGCCTGA
- a CDS encoding [protein-PII] uridylyltransferase: MSIATAPLQPLQLKQRLKAERQLVIAEFRENGKPEKLLRGLRHGVDAVLTDAWHAAGLPQNAALVGVGGYGRGELFPQSDVDLLILLGTPPDALVQAKLENFVQLLWDLGLEIGHSIRTVDECMTESAADITVQTSLLEARLVTGSETVFNELLRRYDEAMDAQAFFQAKTAEMRLRHAKYEFTPFSLEPNVKESPGALRDLQVILWVAKAAGLANSWSQLAIRGLITREEARQLMEKERAFKDIRIRLHLQTNRREDRLVFDVQTAIAETFGLTSTGAGLEARRASEFLMQRYYWAAKTVTQLNTILLQNIEAHLFPTPSQPVPINPRFNEVGGFIDIAADDTFESIPSAVLEIFVLMTERPDIKGMTARTMRALWHARTLIDDAFRANPQHRALFLRVLQAPVGLVHALRRMNDMGILGRYLPNFRRIIGQMQHDLFHVYTVDQHIMMVVRNMRRFTMTEHAHEYPFCSQLIANFRDRWLLYVAALFHDIAKGRGGDHSELGKTDALEFCRDHALSEEDTELVVFLVEHHLTMSVVAQKQDLSDPDVIQSFARLVRDERHLTALYLLTVADIRGTSPKVWNAWKAKLLEDLYKMTLRVLGGEPPSADRELRARQQEALATLRLFGLPADAHEALWKQLDMAYFLRHDASDIAWQTRCLYDKLGRDKPVVKSRLAPIGEGLQVTVYVKDQPDLFARICSYFDRKNFSILDAKIHTTKDGYALDTFLITDEHFANSYRDIINLIEHELCEVLVHQEPLSPPLRGRLSRMSRNFPITPTVDMRPDERGQFWVLSIGANDRNGLLYSIASVLARYRINLHTAKIMTLGERVEDVFLIDGQALNNQRVQVQLETELLDAVKI, encoded by the coding sequence ATGTCCATCGCCACCGCCCCCCTGCAGCCGCTGCAACTGAAGCAGCGCCTCAAGGCCGAGCGCCAGCTCGTCATCGCCGAGTTCCGCGAGAACGGCAAGCCGGAAAAACTGTTGCGCGGCCTGCGCCACGGCGTGGACGCCGTGCTGACCGACGCGTGGCACGCGGCGGGCCTGCCGCAGAACGCCGCCCTCGTCGGCGTAGGCGGCTACGGCCGCGGCGAACTGTTTCCGCAGTCCGACGTCGACCTGCTGATCCTGCTGGGCACCCCGCCCGACGCGCTGGTGCAGGCGAAGCTGGAAAACTTCGTCCAGCTCCTGTGGGACCTGGGGCTGGAGATCGGCCACAGCATCCGCACGGTCGACGAGTGCATGACGGAGTCCGCCGCCGACATCACGGTGCAGACGAGCCTGTTGGAAGCGCGCCTCGTGACGGGCAGCGAGACGGTGTTCAACGAACTGCTGCGCCGCTACGACGAGGCGATGGACGCGCAAGCCTTCTTCCAGGCCAAGACGGCCGAGATGCGGCTGCGCCACGCCAAGTACGAATTCACGCCGTTCTCGCTGGAACCGAACGTCAAGGAAAGCCCGGGTGCCCTGCGCGACCTGCAGGTGATCCTGTGGGTCGCGAAGGCGGCCGGCCTCGCGAATTCCTGGAGCCAGCTCGCGATCCGCGGCCTGATCACGCGCGAGGAAGCGCGCCAGCTGATGGAAAAGGAACGCGCCTTCAAGGACATCCGCATCCGCCTGCACCTGCAGACCAACCGGCGCGAAGACCGCCTCGTGTTCGACGTCCAGACCGCGATCGCGGAAACGTTCGGCCTCACGTCGACGGGCGCGGGCCTGGAGGCGCGCCGCGCCAGCGAATTCCTGATGCAGCGCTACTACTGGGCCGCGAAGACCGTCACCCAGCTGAACACGATCCTGCTGCAGAACATCGAGGCGCATCTGTTCCCCACGCCGTCGCAACCGGTGCCGATCAACCCGCGCTTCAACGAAGTGGGCGGCTTCATCGACATCGCCGCCGACGACACGTTCGAATCGATCCCGTCCGCCGTGCTGGAAATCTTCGTGCTGATGACGGAGCGCCCGGACATCAAGGGCATGACGGCCCGCACGATGCGCGCGCTGTGGCATGCGCGCACCCTCATCGACGACGCCTTTCGCGCCAACCCGCAACACCGCGCGCTGTTCCTGCGCGTGCTGCAGGCGCCGGTCGGTCTCGTGCACGCGCTGCGGCGCATGAACGACATGGGGATCCTCGGCCGCTACCTGCCGAACTTCCGCCGCATCATCGGCCAGATGCAGCACGACCTGTTCCACGTCTACACGGTCGACCAGCACATCATGATGGTGGTGCGGAACATGCGGCGCTTCACGATGACGGAGCATGCGCACGAATACCCGTTCTGCAGCCAGCTGATCGCCAATTTCCGCGACCGCTGGCTGCTGTACGTGGCCGCCCTCTTCCACGACATCGCCAAGGGCCGCGGCGGCGACCACTCCGAGCTGGGCAAGACCGACGCCCTGGAATTCTGCCGCGACCACGCCCTGTCCGAGGAAGACACGGAACTGGTCGTGTTCCTCGTCGAGCACCACCTGACCATGTCGGTCGTGGCGCAGAAGCAGGACCTGTCCGACCCGGACGTGATCCAGTCCTTCGCCCGCCTCGTGCGCGACGAGCGCCACCTGACGGCGCTGTACCTCCTGACGGTGGCCGACATCCGCGGCACGAGCCCGAAAGTGTGGAATGCGTGGAAGGCGAAGCTGCTGGAAGACCTGTACAAGATGACCCTGCGCGTGCTCGGGGGCGAGCCGCCGTCCGCCGACCGCGAACTGCGCGCGCGCCAGCAGGAAGCGCTGGCGACGCTGCGCCTGTTCGGCCTCCCGGCCGACGCGCACGAAGCCTTGTGGAAGCAGCTCGACATGGCGTACTTCCTGCGCCACGACGCGTCCGACATCGCGTGGCAGACGCGCTGCCTGTACGACAAGCTGGGGCGCGACAAGCCCGTCGTGAAATCGCGCCTGGCGCCGATCGGCGAGGGCCTGCAGGTGACGGTGTACGTGAAAGACCAGCCCGACCTGTTCGCGCGCATCTGCAGCTATTTCGACCGCAAGAATTTTTCCATCCTCGACGCCAAGATCCACACGACGAAGGACGGCTACGCGCTCGACACCTTCCTCATCACGGACGAGCACTTCGCCAACAGCTACCGCGACATCATCAACCTGATCGAGCATGAGCTGTGCGAGGTCCTCGTGCACCAGGAGCCTTTGTCCCCGCCGCTGCGGGGCCGGCTGTCGCGCATGTCGCGCAACTTCCCCATCACGCCGACGGTCGACATGCGTCCGGACGAGCGCGGCCAGTTCTGGGTGCTGTCCATCGGCGCCAACGACCGCAACGGTCTGCTGTACTCGATCGCGAGCGTGCTGGCACGCTACCGCATCAACCTGCACACGGCCAAGATCATGACCCTGGGCGAGCGCGTCGAGGACGTGTTCCTCATCGACGGCCAGGCGCTGAACAACCAGCGGGTGCAAGTGCAGTTGGAGACCGAGTTGCTGGATGCTGTGAAAATTTAA
- a CDS encoding pseudouridine synthase, which produces MTEPVRLSKRMSELGLSSRREADEWIAKGWVRVDGQVVSELGSKVLPHQKITVERQAAAQQAKRVTVLLNKPVGYVSGQAEDGYKPAVVLVKPENRWADDPSPEQFHPTQLKSLVPAGRLDIDSVGLLVLTQDGRIAKQLIGEDTSIEKEYLVRVQYTKPGRLPDADLKKLNHGLWMDGKPLLPAKVRWQNDDQLSFTLKEGRKRQIRRMCDMVGLKVLGLKRVRIGRVKLGELPPGQWRYLGADERF; this is translated from the coding sequence ATGACTGAACCCGTACGCCTCTCCAAACGCATGTCCGAACTTGGCCTCTCGTCCCGCCGCGAGGCCGACGAGTGGATCGCGAAAGGCTGGGTGCGCGTCGACGGCCAGGTGGTGTCCGAGCTCGGCAGCAAAGTCTTGCCGCATCAAAAAATCACGGTCGAACGCCAGGCCGCCGCGCAGCAGGCGAAGCGCGTGACGGTGCTGCTGAACAAGCCGGTCGGCTATGTCAGCGGCCAGGCGGAAGACGGCTACAAGCCGGCCGTCGTGCTCGTGAAGCCGGAAAACCGCTGGGCCGACGATCCCTCGCCGGAACAGTTTCATCCCACCCAGCTGAAATCGCTCGTGCCCGCCGGACGGCTGGACATCGATTCCGTCGGCCTGCTCGTGCTGACGCAGGACGGCCGCATCGCCAAGCAGCTGATCGGCGAAGACACGTCCATCGAGAAAGAATACCTCGTCCGCGTGCAGTACACGAAGCCGGGCCGCCTGCCGGATGCCGACCTCAAGAAGCTGAACCACGGCCTGTGGATGGACGGCAAGCCGCTGCTGCCCGCCAAGGTGCGTTGGCAGAACGATGACCAGCTCAGCTTCACCCTCAAGGAAGGCCGCAAGCGCCAGATCCGCCGCATGTGCGACATGGTCGGCCTCAAGGTCCTGGGCCTCAAGCGCGTACGGATCGGACGCGTGAAGCTCGGCGAATTGCCACCGGGTCAATGGCGTTATCTCGGGGCCGACGAGCGGTTTTAA
- a CDS encoding PAS domain S-box protein — protein sequence MADSTPDASIGVHDDEAVETLLRERAAHLSTRDGAEEAGTLAGLAQALADDPEDAMQRLADAVRALCGADAVVVAVLDGAGNGAGTVPPDAADKVRWCVVSGALDGNRGRQWSLGECACGTVIRADGPVLVERPNEQFPSLRASGVPLTEFLGVPWRVRGGTLGALAVVLTEGGNARFDADDLRLLRACAPFAAAAHQAGGSKGAEGVEIERKVEERLRPVLESKEHLEREVEESRAAERALREHKALIDATLSISTVGVLYFDIDGTVHDVNPAFERMTGYTCAELRAMPNWREMTPPEFWDVSARALRDLIDHGVTLPYTKQMTRKDGTRWWGLFAPARISGGGANARCVLFVIDVTENKETEARLAESEERFRAMVEGFAQTVWEADAHGRIVNGSPSWTAYTGQSEAASLGVGWIEAVHPDDRAYALREWRAAVGTRRILNAEFRVQAASGGWRWTNARAAPLFNRDGSVRKWVGMHIDVDERRRTQAALAESERRYRMLFEAMDEGFLLATVRFDDEGRAVGLDYAEANPAAVRMANIAYVGPGLLRMRPEHEPCWLDACAQVVRTGVSSRSQCFSQPLASWYDFFVYPVGGRQVPRVAILFHDITVRKRAEDALRESEGRFRALADASPALVYQFDVDGNVIYLNQRCVTDEVAAGDGTSGWKNIARPDKMDAYLRDVYEGIRTRGAFTQRVHTMVKDGSWHWFESHASPWHSGDGEHRGYVGISLDITGAVQAEEALKEADRRKDEFLATLAHELRNPLAPISNAVQLMRRPDGRRQSDRVVEMVGRQVKQMARLVDDLMEVSRITRGKIDLKLERVPFAEIVHSAVETSQPMIDRAGHQLAVALPEQKLCLEADRVRLTQVFANLLNNAAKYTDTGGRIWFDVRREGDQAVASVRDTGIGIPADALPGVFDMFAQAHRSAGRGQGGLGIGLTMVRSLVEMHHGTVEAHSAGPGQGSEFIVRLPLAPDHDAEEERPQLGQARPAAPFHGQRILVVDDNRDAADTLGLLLEADGAEVRVVYDGRAALAMAETFMPTSVLLDLGMPGMDGFEVARRLRQDERFASLRIVALTGWGQDADRRQTRNRGFSHHLTKPVSLEDLHSILV from the coding sequence ATGGCCGACTCGACACCTGACGCATCGATCGGAGTCCACGACGACGAAGCCGTGGAAACCCTGTTGCGCGAACGCGCGGCGCACCTGTCCACGCGCGACGGGGCGGAGGAAGCGGGCACGCTGGCCGGGCTGGCGCAGGCGCTGGCCGACGACCCCGAGGACGCCATGCAGCGCCTGGCCGACGCCGTGCGCGCGCTGTGCGGGGCCGATGCCGTCGTCGTTGCCGTGCTCGACGGCGCCGGCAACGGGGCCGGGACGGTGCCGCCGGACGCTGCGGACAAGGTGCGCTGGTGCGTCGTGTCCGGCGCGCTCGACGGGAACCGCGGCAGGCAGTGGTCGCTGGGCGAGTGCGCGTGCGGCACCGTCATCCGGGCCGACGGCCCCGTCCTGGTCGAGCGGCCGAACGAGCAGTTCCCGTCGCTGCGCGCCAGCGGCGTCCCCCTGACCGAATTCCTCGGCGTGCCCTGGCGGGTCCGTGGCGGCACGCTCGGCGCGCTGGCGGTCGTGCTGACCGAAGGCGGCAACGCCCGCTTCGATGCCGACGACCTGCGCCTGCTGCGCGCCTGCGCGCCGTTCGCCGCGGCCGCCCACCAGGCCGGCGGCAGCAAGGGCGCCGAGGGCGTCGAGATCGAACGCAAGGTCGAGGAGCGCCTGCGGCCCGTCCTCGAAAGCAAGGAACACCTCGAGCGGGAGGTCGAGGAAAGCCGCGCGGCCGAGCGGGCGCTGCGCGAACACAAGGCCCTCATCGACGCCACCCTCAGCATCAGCACCGTCGGCGTGCTGTACTTCGACATCGACGGCACCGTCCACGACGTCAATCCCGCGTTCGAGCGGATGACGGGCTACACGTGCGCCGAGCTGCGCGCGATGCCGAACTGGCGCGAGATGACGCCGCCCGAATTCTGGGACGTGTCGGCGCGCGCCCTGCGCGACCTCATCGACCACGGCGTCACGCTGCCGTACACCAAGCAGATGACGCGCAAGGACGGCACCCGCTGGTGGGGCCTGTTCGCGCCCGCGCGCATCTCGGGCGGCGGGGCGAACGCGCGCTGTGTGCTGTTCGTGATCGACGTGACGGAAAACAAGGAGACGGAGGCCCGGCTGGCCGAGAGCGAGGAACGCTTCCGCGCGATGGTCGAGGGCTTCGCGCAGACCGTATGGGAGGCGGATGCGCACGGCCGCATCGTCAACGGGTCGCCCAGCTGGACGGCCTATACGGGGCAGTCGGAAGCGGCGTCGCTGGGCGTCGGCTGGATCGAGGCCGTCCACCCCGACGACCGCGCGTATGCGCTGCGCGAATGGCGCGCGGCCGTGGGTACGCGGCGGATCCTGAACGCCGAATTCCGCGTGCAGGCGGCGTCCGGCGGCTGGCGCTGGACCAATGCGCGCGCGGCGCCCCTGTTCAACCGCGACGGCAGTGTCCGCAAATGGGTCGGCATGCATATCGACGTCGACGAGCGCCGCCGCACCCAGGCCGCGCTGGCCGAGAGCGAGCGGCGCTACCGCATGCTGTTCGAGGCGATGGACGAGGGCTTCCTGCTGGCGACGGTGCGCTTCGACGACGAGGGGCGGGCCGTCGGTCTCGATTATGCGGAGGCGAATCCGGCCGCCGTGCGCATGGCCAACATCGCCTACGTGGGACCGGGCTTGCTGCGCATGCGCCCCGAGCACGAACCTTGCTGGCTGGACGCCTGCGCCCAGGTCGTGCGCACGGGCGTGTCCAGCCGCTCGCAATGCTTCTCGCAGCCGCTGGCCAGCTGGTACGACTTCTTCGTCTATCCCGTCGGCGGGCGCCAGGTGCCGCGGGTGGCGATCCTGTTCCACGACATCACCGTGCGCAAGCGCGCCGAGGACGCCCTGCGCGAGAGCGAGGGCCGGTTCCGCGCACTGGCCGACGCATCGCCCGCCCTCGTGTACCAGTTCGACGTGGACGGCAACGTCATCTACCTGAACCAGCGCTGCGTGACGGACGAGGTTGCCGCGGGGGATGGCACGAGCGGCTGGAAGAACATCGCGCGGCCGGACAAGATGGATGCCTACCTGCGCGACGTGTACGAAGGCATCCGCACGCGCGGCGCCTTTACCCAGCGGGTCCACACGATGGTCAAGGACGGCAGCTGGCACTGGTTCGAATCCCATGCGTCGCCCTGGCATTCGGGCGACGGCGAACACCGTGGCTACGTCGGCATCTCGCTCGACATCACGGGGGCCGTGCAGGCCGAGGAGGCCCTAAAGGAGGCCGATCGTCGCAAGGACGAGTTCCTTGCGACGCTGGCCCACGAACTGCGCAATCCCCTGGCCCCGATCAGCAACGCCGTGCAGCTGATGCGCCGTCCGGACGGCCGGCGCCAGTCCGACCGCGTCGTCGAGATGGTGGGGCGCCAGGTGAAGCAGATGGCGCGTCTCGTGGACGACCTGATGGAAGTGTCGCGCATCACGCGCGGCAAGATCGACCTCAAGCTGGAGCGGGTGCCGTTCGCCGAGATCGTCCACAGCGCCGTCGAGACGAGCCAGCCGATGATCGACCGGGCCGGCCACCAGCTCGCCGTCGCGCTGCCGGAGCAAAAGCTGTGCCTCGAGGCCGACCGTGTGCGCCTGACCCAGGTCTTCGCGAACCTGCTCAACAACGCCGCCAAATACACGGACACGGGCGGCCGCATCTGGTTCGACGTGCGGCGCGAGGGCGACCAGGCCGTGGCCAGCGTGCGCGATACCGGGATCGGCATTCCGGCTGACGCGCTGCCCGGCGTATTCGACATGTTCGCCCAGGCGCACCGGTCCGCCGGACGGGGGCAGGGCGGGCTCGGGATCGGTCTGACGATGGTGCGCAGCCTCGTCGAGATGCATCACGGCACCGTGGAAGCACACAGCGCCGGGCCGGGCCAGGGCAGCGAATTCATCGTGCGGCTGCCGCTCGCGCCGGACCACGACGCGGAAGAGGAAAGGCCGCAGCTGGGGCAGGCGCGTCCCGCCGCGCCGTTCCACGGCCAGCGCATCCTCGTCGTGGACGACAACCGCGACGCCGCGGATACGCTGGGCCTGCTGCTGGAGGCGGACGGGGCCGAGGTAAGAGTCGTGTACGACGGCCGCGCCGCGCTGGCGATGGCGGAAACTTTCATGCCGACCAGTGTCCTGCTCGACCTCGGCATGCCCGGCATGGACGGCTTCGAGGTCGCCCGGCGCCTGCGCCAGGACGAGCGCTTCGCCAGCCTGCGCATTGTCGCGCTGACGGGCTGGGGCCAGGACGCCGACCGGCGCCAGACGCGCAACCGCGGGTTTTCCCATCACCTCACGAAGCCCGTCAGCCTCGAGGACTTGCACTCGATTCTTGTTTAA